The following proteins are co-located in the Zonotrichia albicollis isolate bZonAlb1 chromosome 1, bZonAlb1.hap1, whole genome shotgun sequence genome:
- the LOC141731245 gene encoding LOW QUALITY PROTEIN: uncharacterized protein LOC141731245 (The sequence of the model RefSeq protein was modified relative to this genomic sequence to represent the inferred CDS: deleted 1 base in 1 codon) gives MLEPCAPLMENSPLSSTAASKPYGSRLCRECGLLAPGPRGCAARGGSGEAGGGAPLGHTRPAGRSRGGAGGGALAPRPSPAAGPGAAAAGASPGLLPPRLATSAPPFREALPGAEREPSAGRWSRGAAAAAAPRDSRSARAAAAAAGTERAAPPPSNAVAPAARPRREAARKPLRPLRPPGGGEARPPPPRPPRRRFPAPARPLAGLGSRAMAGR, from the exons ATGCTTGAACCTTGCGCTCCCCTGATGGAAAACAGCCCGCTTTCCAGCACGGCTGCCTCCAAACCCTACGGGTCACGGCTGTGCCGGGAATGCGGGCTGCTGGCACCGGGGCCGAGAGGGTGTGCGGCCCGGGGCGGCTCGGGCgaggcgggcggcggggccccGCTGGGGCACACCCGGCCGGCGGGGCGCtcccggggcggggcgggaggCGGAGCCTTGGCGCCGCGGCCGAGCCccgcagcggggccgggcgctgcTGCCGCCGGAGCTTCGCCTGGCCTCCTCCCTCCCAGGCTTGCCACATCGGCACCGCCGTTCCGAGAA GCGCTTCCCGGAGCGGAGCGGGAGCCCAGCGCGGGGAGATGGAGCCGCggtgctgccgccgccgccgccccccgggACTCGCGCTCCGCCAGggccgctgctgccgctgccgggaCGGAGagagcggccccgccgccgtCTAACGCCGTAGCCCCGGCGGCGCGGCCGAGGCGGGAGGCGGCGCGGAAGCCTCTCCGGCCCCTCCGCCCGCCGGGCGGCGGTGAAGCGCGGCCCCCTCCTCCCCGCCCTCCCCGCCGCCGCTTccccgcccccgcccggcccTTGGCCGGGCTCGGCAGCCGGGCCATGGCGGGGCGATGA
- the TMEM64 gene encoding transmembrane protein 64: MLGAGAAALQLLSRAVKQAAAQGARQDLGRWLSRAAGTAAGGGGSGDTIGFVPAEAAGAGGLLLGPCADQDGLPPAELLLCQLPEPGGGGHGLAEARGWRCSCCLLGTCWCKSCFSLCVLAAVCFASLALVRQYLRDLLLWAESLDSLAGVLLFTVGFIVVSFPCGWGYILLNVAAGYLYGFVLGMGLMVFGVLVGTFVAHVACRRLLARWARARIQGSGTLSAIVRVVEGGSGLKVVFLSRLTLIPFGVQNAVFAITDLSLPNYLMASSLGLLPTQLLNSYLGTTLRTMEDVIAEQSVSGYFVFGLQIVISIGLSFYVVHRAQVELNAAIVACEMEMKTSLVKDTQPSINGSTTYCNKRTVAFSGGGVNIV, from the exons atGCTGGGCGCGGGGGCCGCGgcgctgcagctcctctcccgGGCCGTGAAGCAGGCGGCGGCGCAGGGCGCCCGGCAGGACCTGGGCCGCTGGCTGTCCCGAGCCGCCGGGACGGCAGCGGGAGGCGGCGGCAGCGGAGACACCATCGGCTTCGTCCcggcggaggcggcgggggccggcgggctgctgctggggccctgcgcGGACCAGGACGGGCTGCCGCCCgcggagctgctgctctgccagctgcccgagccgggcggcggcgggcatGGGCTGGCCGAGGCCCGGGGCtggcgctgctcctgctgcctgctgggcaCCTGCTGGTGCAAGAGCTGCTTCAGCCTGTGCGTCCTGGCCGCCGTCTGCTTCGCCTCGCTGGCCCTGGTGCGCCAGTACCTGCGGgacctgctgctctgggccgaGAGCCTGGACAGCCTGGCCGGCGTGCTGCTCTTCACCGTGGGCTTCATCGTCGTGTCCTTCCCGTGCGGCTGGGGCTACATCCTGCTCAACGTGGCCGCCGGCTACCTCTACGGCTTCGTGCTGGGCATGGGGCTGATGGTGTTCGGCGTCCTCGTCGGCACCTTTGTCGCCCACGTGGCCTGCAGGCGGCTGTTGGCTCGCTGGGCACGGGCCAGGATCCAGGGCAGCGGGACGCTCAGTGCCATCGTCCGTGTCGTGGAGGGCGGCAGCGGCCTCAAGGTGGTGTTTCTGTCGCGGCTGACGCTGATCCCCTTCGGGGTGCAGAACGCCGTCTTCGCG attACAGATCTATCACTACCCAACTACCTGATGGCTTCTTCACTTGGGCTGCTTCCTACTCAGCTCCTGAACTCATACTTGGGCACTACCTTGCGCACCATGGAGGACGTGATTGCAGAACAAAGTGTTAGTGGCTATTTTGTATTCGGTTTACAG ATTGTCATAAGCATAGGACTCTCGTTTTATGTCGTTCACCGGGCTCAAGTGGAACTCAATGCAGCGATTGTAGCGTGTGAAATGGAAATGAAGACATCACTTGTTAAAGACACTCAGCCAAGCATCAATGGCTCAACCACATACTGCAACAAGAGGACAGTAGCATTCTCTGGAGGGGGTGTCAATATTGTGTGA